A genomic segment from Lytechinus variegatus isolate NC3 chromosome 10, Lvar_3.0, whole genome shotgun sequence encodes:
- the LOC121422274 gene encoding uncharacterized protein LOC121422274: METFPVHLELDYGDTAVLASPNYPDNYYNDASIPWVISTPPGYGVRAHFTDFSLEEGYDYLIVNEGLGPRFEESLEVARLTGTSVPLNVTSHGPHIWIRFTTDELVTARGFRLLLSVVEIEESFLCPNQEFIGMDKHCDIIIDCEDGSDERYCPIVMVKEGETATLASYGYPSIHYSRDFSVIWSVYSDETSSAMIVNLQSVFLGDPSASLEVISDDPRTFKYESWLLQGYLEQDYSQAADKVFPSGEVHVEARGSYTGMAFKMEIATLAKEDIIICGDRLITETNYCDGTLNCLDKVDEESCDPMEELNIGIGGRFIILPTWFSEYFDSTKPFQLTWRFIGASPDMNLLIKVRGLVLEPEDTMTLGSGTDLQNHESIIFKLESAYFDASRESLPDIVLRLQSLWIRYERVSGGFSAESFFFEVHGVSDDSYLCEADQIPCSGVFAGCYNEQDTCNGVFDCFDGEDEDGCECPSIWEARCTLPTLGSVCLHRLDFCDRHPQCIDDELDCTFECDNGRIIAERFVCDGFNDCGDSTDEHQHCACASHQFDCGERCILKNDVCNGYVDCANGKDEEDCFCSSFEFECGNHGNRSCVPFWKLCDGKYDCEDDLLDEQEENCRYCPGNYFQCLDFSGCLAVDLVNDGYPNCIDGSDESEFDNSTLNGTITNQTESVSTLRPEPKHTTATIVEPTWEPEPEPTWRPDPEGTQRPEPEHTWEPEPEPTWGPEPEPESEPTWAPDQECGRRPAVELHRVTHGQDVTSLGSWPWQVSLYWNDIFLGAGSIISPDWIVTAAHCVDLPPGNFTIQAGSLSPLLNSGGAIHEVGQYFQHPLYSREGLTHDIAVIKLKQPLTFTNEIGPVCLPSPDDVLEVGSYVTFTGWGSYTRRYSPQPDYLQVARMPVIPNDICQRNIDVLRVLPSMFCMMYPDGYNGLCTGDSGGPVVQQFGGRWTLVGVTSWGEVCGGRYKPAGQTRVSSFMDFIIDTVRAN, from the exons ATGGAAACGTTTCCAG TACATCTCGAGCTGGACTACGGAGACACTGCTGTATTAGCCTCACCAAATTACCCTGACAATTACTACAATGACGCTTCGATACCTTGGGTGATCTCTACGCCGCCTGGTTATGGGGTGAGGGCGCACTTTACAGACTTCAGCCTTGAGGAAGGTTATGATTACTTGATTGTTAATGAGGGCCTCGGTCCTAGATTTGAGGAAAGTTTAGAAGTGGCTCGCTTAACAGGGACGTCAGTTCCTTTGAACGTGACATCTCATGGACCTCACATCTGGATAAGGTTCACCACTGATGAGCTAGTGACCGCCCGGGGTTTCAGATTACTCCTGAGTGTCGTGGAAAtagaag AGAGTTTCCTGTGCCCAAACCAGGAATTCATAGGAATGGACAAACACTGCGATATCATCATCGACTGTGAAGATGGAAGTGATGAACGCTATTGTC CCATAGTGATGGTGAAGGAAGGTGAAACCGCTACTCTGGCATCGTATGGTTATCCATCAATACATTACTCAAGGGATTTCTCCGTGATTTGGAGTGTATACTCCGATGAAACATCATCAGCTATGATCGTCAACCTGCAGTCGGTTTTCTTAGGGGATCCCTCTGCTTCTCTAGAAGTTATATCAGATGATCCCAGAACATTCAAATATGAATCTTGGCTACTTCAAGGCTATTTGGAACAGGACTACTCCCAGGCCGCAGACAAGGTCTTCCCGTCCGGCGAGGTTCACGTTGAGGCACGTGGATCATACACTGGGATGGCGTTCAAGATGGAAATAGCAACATTGGCAAAGGAAG ACATCATCATCTGTGGTGATCGGCTGATCACTGAAACCAACTATTGTGATGGAACTTTAAACTGCCTGGACAAGGTAGATGAAGAATCATGCG ATCCGATGGAAGAACTAAACATTGGCATTGGGGGCAGGTTCATCATATTACCTACATGGTTTAGTGAGTACTTCGATTCAACCAAACCTTTCCAGCTCACTTGGAGATTCATAGGAGCAAGTCCCGATATGAATCTTCTTATCAAGGTCCGGGGTCTTGTTCTTGAGCCTGAGGATACAATGACATTAGGTTCAGGAACTGATTTACAGAACCATGAAAGCATCATATTTAAG CTTGAATCAGCATATTTTGATGCCTCTAGAGAATCCTTACCAGATATTGTACTTCGACTTCAATCTCTTTGGATTCGATATGAGAGGGTTTCTGGTGGCTTTTCTGCAGAGAGCTTTTTCTTTGAGGTCCATGGTGTCAGCGATGATTCAT ATCTGTGTGAAGCTGATCAAATACCATGTTCTGGAGTATTCGCAGGATGCTACAATGAGCAAGATACATGTAATGGGGTTTTCGATTGCTTCGATGGGGAGGACGAAGATGGCTGTG AGTGTCCAAGTATTTGGGAAGCAAGGTGCACCCTACCGACCTTGGGAAGTGTTTGCCTTCACCGTCTTGACTTTTGCGATAGACATCCTCAGTGCATTGATGATGAACTTGATTGCA CTTTTGAATGTGACAACGGGCGGATTATCGCAGAGAGGTTTGTGTGCGATGGATTCAATGACTGTGGAGACAGCACTGATGAACATCAGCATTGTG CCTGTGCTTCCCATCAGTTTGACTGTGGCGAGAGATGTATCCTAAAGAATGATGTATGTAATGGCTATGTGGATTGTGCCAATGGCAAAGATGAAGAGGACTGCT TTTGTTCCAGTTTTGAGTTTGAATGTGGTAACCATGGGAACAGATCTTGTGTGCCTTTCTGGAAATTATGTGATGGAAAATATGACTGCGAAGACGACCTCTTGGATGAACAAGAAGAAAATTGCAGAT ACTGTCCTGGAAATTATTTCCAGTGCCTGGATTTTTCGGGGTGCCTGGCAGTTGACCTGGTCAATGATGGTTATCCTAATTGCATTGATGGTAGCGACGAGTCAGAATTTGATAACTCTACTCTGAATGGGACAATCACTAATCAAACAGAATCAGTATCCACTTTGAGACCAGAACCGAAGCATACAACAGCAACCATAGTGGAGCCAACATGGGAACCTGAACCAGAACCGACATGGAGACCAGATCCAGAAGGTACGCAAAGACCAGAACCTGAACACACATGGGAGCCGGAACCAGAACCAACATGGGGGCCGGAACCCGAACCAGAATCCGAGCCCACTTGGGCACCTGATCAAG AATGTGGTCGTCGGCCGGCTGTCGAATTGCATCGGGTAACACATGGACAGGACGTAACCAGTTTAGGCTCATGGCCTTGGCAGGTTTCTCTCTACTGGAATGATATATTTCTTGGTGCTGGCAGCATTATTAGCCCAGACTGGATAGTAACTGCTGCTCACTGTGT TGATTTACCACCTGGCAACTTCACAATCCAAGCAGGATCCTTGTCGCCTCTACTGAACTCTGGTGGTGCCATCCATGAGGTTGGGCAATACTTCCAACACCCGCTGTACAGTCGCGAAGGATTGACCCATGACATTGCAGTAATCAAGTTGAAGCAACCGCTTACTTTTACCAATGAAATTGGACCGGTCTGCCTCCCATCTCCTGATGATGTTTTAGAAGTTGGTTCTTATGTCACCTTCACAGGATGGGGTAGCTACACTAGACGATACA GCCCCCAACCTGACTATCTTCAGGTAGCTCGTATGCCTGTGATACCAAATGACATTTGTCAGAGAAACATTGATGTTTTACGTGTCCTACCTTCAATGTTCTGTATGATGTACCCGGACGGATACAATGGCCTTTGTACA GGGGACAGCGGTGGACCCGTCGTTCAGCAGTTCGGTGGTAGATGGACACTTGTTGGCGTTACCAGCTGGGGTGAGGTCTGCGGTGGAAGGTACAAGCCTGCTGGTCAGACCCGTGTCTCAAGTTTTATGGATTTCATTATTGATACAGTCCGTGCCAACTAA